A stretch of the Saprospiraceae bacterium genome encodes the following:
- a CDS encoding T9SS type A sorting domain-containing protein, giving the protein MRIKFVFLFLIPFGLKSQAILNYFNAQVLNGQVILNWEIQTGNTCDGIEIQHSTDSISYYKIGEIKGVCGSKTENIAYQFSHTAPQKNSKNYYRLQLGGSAFSELETVEVLDFKNGYLIRPNPTHDKLQLKFDRDLGSFQIRIIDLQGHAVVNTQGMGSGIYLDASDWSPGVYVFMIQSKDIVMIKGRLVKL; this is encoded by the coding sequence ATGCGTATTAAATTTGTTTTTCTGTTTTTAATTCCTTTTGGTTTAAAATCACAAGCCATCTTAAATTATTTTAATGCGCAGGTGTTAAATGGCCAGGTAATTTTAAATTGGGAAATTCAAACTGGCAATACCTGTGATGGAATTGAAATTCAACATAGCACGGACAGCATTTCATATTATAAAATTGGAGAAATAAAGGGAGTTTGTGGCAGTAAAACAGAAAACATTGCATATCAATTTTCGCACACAGCGCCTCAAAAAAACAGTAAAAATTATTACAGATTGCAACTGGGGGGATCTGCATTTTCTGAATTGGAAACTGTAGAGGTATTAGATTTTAAAAATGGATATCTCATAAGACCCAATCCAACACATGACAAGCTTCAACTTAAATTTGATCGTGATTTGGGAAGTTTTCAAATTCGAATTATTGATTTGCAGGGACATGCGGTTGTAAATACCCAAGGAATGGGATCCGGTATTTATTTAGATGCCAGTGATTGGAGTCCCGGGGTCTATGTATTTATGATACAATCAAAAGATATAGTAATGATTAAAGGGCGTTTAGTCAAATTATAA
- a CDS encoding nuclear transport factor 2 family protein, giving the protein MFKYFLVLCCLNASAQQSLPIISAAKSLHNALIQKDSMQLEELLHPGLSYGHSNGWVETKQEVLNHLLSNYLIYEHIIPDSMHCQVSKKFAIVRFQAVHEVILQGKAIRLNLHVCQVWIKSHKRWKLLARQSTKIG; this is encoded by the coding sequence ATGTTTAAATACTTCCTGGTGCTCTGTTGCCTTAACGCAAGTGCACAGCAATCGCTGCCGATCATTTCAGCTGCCAAATCTTTGCATAATGCCTTAATTCAAAAAGATTCGATGCAACTTGAAGAACTCTTGCATCCCGGGCTATCATATGGTCATTCCAATGGTTGGGTTGAAACAAAACAAGAAGTATTAAATCATTTACTTTCAAACTATTTAATATATGAGCATATCATACCTGATAGCATGCACTGCCAGGTTTCAAAAAAATTTGCTATTGTCCGCTTTCAGGCTGTTCATGAAGTTATTTTACAAGGTAAAGCCATCCGCTTGAATTTACATGTTTGCCAGGTATGGATTAAATCTCATAAACGCTGGAAGCTGTTGGCTCGTCAAAGTACTAAAATTGGTTAG